In Zingiber officinale cultivar Zhangliang chromosome 1A, Zo_v1.1, whole genome shotgun sequence, a genomic segment contains:
- the LOC122013840 gene encoding gibberellin-regulated protein 6-like, with protein sequence MARLSLLLLLLVLISSPSSRANPSKSAFPLTSEKLQNGLYRSNLQSKYGPGSLTTYQCPGECTRRCSKTQYHKPCMFFCQKCCRKCLCVPPGFYGNKQVCSCYNNWKTKRGGPKCP encoded by the exons ATGGCGAGGCTCTCACTTCTCCTCCTGCTCCTTGTCCTAATCTCTTCGCCCTCCTCTCGAGCCAACCCTTCTAAAAGTGCATTCCCTTTGACGTCGGAGAAACTGCAGAATGGGCTGTACCGGAGCAATCTGCAGAGCAAATATGGCCCTGGAAGCTTGACAACCTACC AATGCCCCGGGGAGTGCACAAGGAGGTGTTCCAAGACGCAGTACCACAAGCCATGCATGTTCTTCTGTCAAAAGTGTTGCAGGAAGTGCCTGTGTGTGCCTCCAGGGTTTTATGGCAACAAGCAGGTTTGTTCCTGCTACAATAACTGGAAAACCAAGAGAGGTGGCCCGAAGTGTCCTTAG
- the LOC122013825 gene encoding transcription factor MYB60-like, whose translation MGRSLCCDKVGIKKGPWTPEEDIVLVSYIQKHGPGNWRSVPTNTGLMRCSKSCRLRWTNYLRPGIKRGNFTPHEEGLIIHLQSMLGNKWAAIASYLPQRTDNDIKNYWNTHLKKKVEKNQVGNASIAYNIDGARNSHVSMLPISNCGSSTYASNMENISGLLQRWTRSSQKKTDPAQNQDLKCHGFQDDQGNCDTVSDREVGTSVPFEVESPSEARLCGAQHHSLTVLENWLLDEAVGIVDVTGISTGLCPDGVY comes from the exons ATGGGAAGGTCTCTGTGCTGTGACAAGGTTGGCATCAAGAAGGGCCCTTGGACTCCTGAAGAAGACATCGTTCTGGTGTCCTACATCCAAAAGCATGGCCCTGGCAATTGGAGATCAGTTCCTACTAACACCG GCTTGATGAGATGCAGCAAGAGTTGCAGATTGAGGTGGACGAATTATCTCCGACCGGGAATTAAGCGCGGAAACTTCACCCCTCATGAAGAAGGATTGATCATTCATCTTCAGTCGATGCTTGGCAATAA ATGGGCAGCCATAGCTTCGTATCTTCCTCAAAGAACCGACAACGATATCAAGAACTACTGGAACACGCACCTAAAGAAGAAGGTCGAGAAGAACCAAGTCGGAAATGCGTCCATAGCCTACAACATTGATGGAGCTAGAAATTCTCATGTGTCTATGCTCCCCATCTCAAACTGTGGCTCCTCGACTTATGCTTCAAACATGGAGAACATCTCGGGGCTTCTCCAGCGGTGGACGCGGTCCTCCCAAAAGAAGACCGATCCCGCACAAAATCAAGATTTGAAGTGCCATGGCTTCCAGGATGATCAAGGGAATTGCGATACCGTGTCTGATAGAGAAGTTGGAACATCGGTCCCGTTCGAGGTAGAATCCCCCTCAGAGGCCAGACTCTGTGGAGCTCAACACCATTCTCTTACAGTGCTAGAGAATTGGCTACTCGACGAGGCTGTAGGCATTGTAGATGTCACAGGTATATCGACCGGTCTTTGCCCCGATGGAGTGTACTAA